In Candidatus Nitrosotalea sinensis, the sequence ATATGCTCTGTAATGAACCGGTAAAACTCTGCAATTTTTTATACATGTCAATCTCATTTGTTTTGAGAGTTTCAATCATGTCAAAATTGTTGTTTCTGTGTCTTACTATCAAGGCAAGTGTTCTACTAGATGCCAGTAATGAAGTAGCTATGTCATTGGCATAAGCTAGTTGATTATTATCCATTAGTTTTTGTTTAATTTCTATGAAATGCGATTCCGCCCGCTGTGCAGTTTCTTGTTCCTCGACAGAGTCTGCATATTTGCCTGAAATCGACCAAGCAAGACTTATTATTGATTCTGGATCAGGCGCCCAATTTGCCATTGATGAATCAATCTTGTTTGTTATAGTAAAGAGTGATGCAGTTTACCAATTTTGAGAATCTGCTATCTTTTTATATTTTTGTACTGTACAGAAAATGAGTGGATAATATTAAATGGTAAATGAAGTCGAATGGGTTTACTTTGAAACTGACACTACAAATTACTATTGGCAGGATAAAGAAATTTCTGTGACCGTGTATGGAACAATTAGATCCGGTATGGACGGTCCAATAGACATTATTCTAACAGGACCAATAGGGGATGCCAATCCAGCTCACCAACCTAGATCTGACAGACCTGTAAATGCGGTTCTAAGTAGATGCGAATTTCCTGAAGTTGGATGTTTTAAACAAGTTATCCGAATGCAAAAAAGTAGCTGGCCGTATGACGGAAAATATCAACTAACAGCAAAATATGGCGGAGTAGAATCAAAACCCATCTGGTTTTATGTTGATACAAACAGTTAGTATTCTCAAATACTGTAAGTGGTAGTTCTCCAGAACTCGTAAATTTATGTTGAATGTGGAGAGTATTGCTCTAAATGTACCTGTTATTTCAAATTCATTAAACAATAAAAAATTAAGGAAAAGTGATTGGTTTTCACCCTAATCACCTGATTATTTTACGGCGCGGAAATCGAGATGTAGCCCCCTCAGATGGAGGAGAAACCCTCCGGTCCACTCTCTGTATTTAATTTTCAATAATCTTTCATAATTTTCAGTATTGTCATATTGGTGAAAATCATGTTTTCAGGATAACAATCAAGCATTATGCCATTGTCTATTGGATGAAAAGAAGTATGAGCGCAATTTGTATTGTATTCTTTTTCACTATTGTCAAATTTCCATCCAAGAGCATTACGATCTTGTGGTGTAGGATATCCATGTCCTTTAACTAGGGTGATGGTATCATTGCTGTAATCTACACTCACTTTGGCATATAATGGATTTGCATATAGGTAAATCACTTTTGGATGATGTGTTATTGCATCAAATTCCTGCTGAGTGACATATTCGTTATGTAATACGACTATTTTCTCATATTGATTCAAAATTTGAGGATTCTGGTCAACATCAAGATCTGTTATGGTATCATATCCAAGTAATTGCAATGTACCTACTGCATTCTGACTTGCAGAAAATCCACCTGGTCTATCAAACAAGATTTTTTTTGTCAGACAACTAGAATCACAATCTCCTCTGTAATATGTATAAAATCCTGGTTCCCAATATGCTGTAGATGTAAACAAAGGAACTATGACAGCAGCACTATGTGGCTTGTCCCATAATGCAATCTTGTCGTACGTTCCGTTTGTCATGAGATCTGGTTTTAATGCAAAATGAGCTTCCATTGGTACATGCGTACCGTTTATGATGCGAAAATCTTTTGCATATGCGTATATTTGAAACAATGGGGAGAATCCATGATAATTTATAGTAGCCAAACCTCTTTTGTCTATTGCATTAAGAAGTGAATCTGAAACTGTAATTGAATTTGTATTAATGAGGTATTCAATAGATTTCTCAAAATCTTCTTCAGTGATCTTGTTATCAGCATAAAATGTTGCTACTTTTTTGAACCATCCTGGAACTTTATAGTCAGAACTGGGATTTGTATTTGAACTACTTACCATGTTTGTTTTAATCAGATATGCTACTGATATCAGAAATTGTTTGTCTGTAGTCTTGTTCTCAGACCACCATTTGGCAGTATTTTTTACCCATTGTGGGATCTCTGGTGGGTCTATTTGTGCATGAGCAAGATTAGATGATACAAGTACAGACATGAGAAAGAAAACAAATAACAAATTTATGTAAAACCTTGTTTGTTTCAAACCTATGTGCCCCTGATGGATTTTGAAACAACATGTCAGGTTTATAATGATATGTAAAATCAAACTATTTTTTCGTCTATTGTTGATGTTTTTCAATCTGTATGACGTCTCTCAAAATCTAGTCTGAAGATTCTTCGAATTTCTCATCTTGTTCGTATCCTTCTGCTAATTCTGCTTGGTGTAGTTCTTCTTTTGCCTTCTCATGTTCCCATTCTAGATCATCTTCTTTCTTCTTTGATTTTTTATCTTTCATGATACAAAAAATATCTATTTAATATTAGAATCATTATCATAATTTTCATAGATAGTTTATACAATTTAGATTCTGATATGGAAAAGTCACATTCATTATCAAACGTGATAATCAGGTTTTCTCTTTAATTATTTACTATGACTGTTATATTCCATGTCAAATACTGCAGAAATGATCTACGATGGTTTTCTCTCAAATGTAGAGAAGGCACTAGGAAAAATCGACGTAGAGCTTGGTTTACAGATAATGCTCTATGAAAGAAAAATGCCAGACGCATATCCAATGGTGGAACTTGAGATCCATTACAAAAATGGAGTTGATATTTCTGATAAGGTCTCATACATAAGAAACAGGTATGGATTTCTAGTAGCAGCTCATGATGACAATGAAGTTCTTGCTAGAGGAACTATGAACATAACAATGCTTCAGGAAATTGCACAGGATCCACAGGTTGAAAAACTAACAGGCTCTGCTTCTGTAGCATCATATTAAAACGGACCTCTAATCTTATACATGTAGGATGAGAAAGCGAGGTTTTGTAATAAAGTCTGATGGTAGTTCTGTACCATTTGACTTTAACAAAGTCAAGACTACGTGTATAAGAGCAGGGGCTAATAACAAACTAGCAACACAAGTAGCACAAAAGATCTCTAAACAAATATTCCCAGGCATAACCACGCGTCAAATCTATCGAATGGTCTTGGATATCCTTGCTCTAAATGCTGAGAACAGATTGATAGGACATCGATATCGTCTCAAAGAATCCATTATGCAGATGGGTCCTGCGGGATTCTCCTTTGAAAATTATGTTAGCGCAGTACTTGAGGCACGTGGATATGAGATAAAATCCAAAAGATCTGCGGTACAGGGAACATGTGTGTCTCATGAAATAGACATTATTGCAGTACGTGATTCACATATTCGATATATGGTGGAATGTAAATTTCATAATTCGCCTGGTATCTATACTGGAATAAAAGAATCATTGTATACTCATGCACGATTTCTGGACTTGGCTGGGAAGTTTGACAAAGAAATACTTGTATGCAATACTAAAGTATCTCATGAAGCCATAACATACGGTATGTGTATTGGCCAAGAGGTCCTATCTTGGCGTTATCCTCCAGAACATGGTCTTGAAAAAATTATTGAAGATAATGGACTTTATCCTATCACAATACTTGGGCTAAGGAAGAAAGAATTGGACGCATTCTCACAGAATAATGTCATGCTGGCAAGAGATTTACTAGACATGGATCTTCCCAAATGGTCCCAAAAATTGTCTATCTCTGTGTATAGATTAGAAACACTACGAAATCTTGCAAGGCAAATGATTAGATGATGTAGTCCATGGCAATCTAATGTGCGCACAAATTGTATGCACTGTCGTGCAATGCGGTCCTACTTGTTATATCAAATTAGCAAAGTAATGTAGACATGCAAGTGTTATTACACGGCAAACCCGTACAAGAAGAAACAACCAAAGACGTCCTCCTTGAAATCATGGCAGACAAGTATTCTCGTGCTATACTTGAATCTACTATGGATGTGTCCAAATCAGCTCTTGAATTAAGTAATGACTGTGGAATCCCCATCAGCACTGCTTATAGAAGAGTACAACAACTCCATACTCACAAACTTCTGGGCATATCAGGCTCAATCAATGAAGATGGAAAAAAGTACTTTTTGTATAAATCTAAAATCAAATCCATTGTAACATGTTTTAACAATGGTATGCTTGATGTTGAAATTGTTCCTAATTCTGTAAATTTACAGGATTAGAACAAACCAAATTTTATATCCAAACCAAACCTGATAATCATAAAATCATTTTAAATCTTGTATGGTAGAAAATATTGTGCTGGAAATATGTCTTACACCAAGAATGTGATAACATTACATCCTGATAGCAGCATTCATGATGCATTACTTCTTATGAATAACAATGACATAAAGAGAATTGTCATTATTAGTGACGGTAATCCTGTTGGTATTGTAACTGAACGTGATATAGGCAAGTTTCTACAAAATGATAAAACATCTAGAATGTTAAACCAAATACATCTTGATGAAATCATGAGTAGGAATCTCTTTACTATCTCAAAAGATCAAGATGAAATTCTAGTTCAATGCGCTATACGTATGGATGCATTTCAAATAAGCTCTATTGTTGTTGTAGATGAAGAAAAACTAGAAGGAATTGTCACAAAATCTGATTTGGTTAACAATTTCTCAAAATTATTTACTGGTTTGTACAAGGTTAAAGATTACATGAATACAAACATAATCACATGCAGAAAATCTGATTCACTGTTATTTGCTCTTAACATGTTAAATAGAAACAAGATATCAAGACTTGTTGTCACTGATAATGATGGAAAACCGGTTGGTATAATCAGCTATGATACATTCTTGCGAAACAGTCCTTATTTTAGATCTGGAGCCGAAAATACAAGGGAATATCTTCTTCCAAAAACCTCTGCAAGGGGATTGTTTGTAAATGACGTTGTTGGTAATGAGCTTCTGACAATAGGGTATAACGATGATCTTGCAAAAGCAGCAAAATTAATGTCTGAATATAAAATAAGTGGAATACCGGTAGTAAATGAAAATGGAGATCTAGAAGGAGTAGTTACCGCTACTGACATAGTGCGTGCCTATCATGAAGTAAAAATCCATGCTGTAATTCAAAGAAACGATCCTCATTTTGCGTGATATCTAGAAAAACTCTTTTTCTAGGGTCTGTATTCTAGTTATATGATTTCAATAATTGGTGCTGGCAAGGTAGGTTCTGCAATTGGATTTCTTTCAGCCTCTGCATCTCTTGATGATATTGTTCTAGTGAATAGGAACAAGAATAAGGCTATGGGGGAAGCACTTGATATTGTAAACGTAGTACCAAAAAATTCTACAATATCTGTTACTGGTACAGATGACTATGAGAATATTGCAGGGTCTCAGGTTGTTGTAATCACTGTAAATGCAGGAAAAATAGTCACTGATAGATCTGATCTAATCCAATATAATATTCCAATAATAAAAGACATTTCAAAAAAGATTGAAAGATATGCTAGCAATGCCAAAGTTATAGTGATTACAAATCCTGTGGACGTTATTACATATTGTATTTTACAAGAAAGTGGATTGTCTGTAAAAAATGTAATTGGAATGGGCTCTAGTCTAGATTCTGATAGATTCAGATATGCCATATCAAAAACACTACACACAAACCAATCTGGAATTGAATCTATTGTATTAGGAGAACATGGAAATTCGATGGTTCCAATATTTTCAACTGTTAAACTTGATGGGAAAGCAATACATTTTGATAAAAATCAAATGACTGATATCACAAATGAGGTAAGAAATTATTGGAGACCTTTGACAGAATTAAAGGGCGCGTCTGTCTTTGGTGCTGCAAAACATTCCTACGACATCATAAAAGCAATAATGAAGAATGAATCATTAGAAGTACCATCCTCTGTGATGTTGCATGGGGAATATGGCATATCTGATGTATGCATGGGAGTTCCACTAGTGATAAATAAGAATGGTGCATCCATTAAAGAAATTGATCTTGATGACTCTGAACATGATATGCTTGTTAAATCATCTAATGTAATAAAAAACAATATAAAAAAAATCTAAAAGAATTATTGCACTGGAATTGACGAACCTTTTGATTTGGGTGTAGGTGTAACTTTTGGAATCTCAATATTTAGGATTCCATTGTTCATCTTTGCTTTTGCCTTTGATGAAGACACTTTCTCAGGCAAAGACAATGTCCTGTAATATGACGTCTCTCTTCTTTCTTTTCGTACATAATTCTTCTTTTTCTCATCTGTCTCTTCTTTATGTTGTGCTGAAATCTCCACTGAATTCTCAGTTATGTTCAATTTGATTTCGTCTTTTTGGATGCCTGGCATGTTTGCATTGATCATGAATTTGTCTCCCTCATCTATTATGTCACATGACATTGCAGATGTGGGAAAAGACGGAACACCTATGTGTGGAAACATGGATAGTGAACGCTCCAAATCTCTTCTAAAGTTGTCAAAAACCCTGTCCATTTCCAACCAGCCAGCTTTCCAATATGGCGAAATCTCATTGGAGACTTCTGATTTTTTCTGTGGCTTGTCCATTTGGAGCATATTTTTACAAAAATGTATTTTAGTATTAGACTAGTTTATCATATTTGATAATCATTTTTGAAAATTGCAAAAGTACTCTTATCTATCACTGATTTGTTCATATGTTATTGAAATTAAAAAATTCTGATATTCACCAAATAATGAAACGGGCAGTAGTAACGTCTCCTAAAACCTCACTTCTTGATGCGCGATCTATGTTGCTACGACACCGAATAGGCAGGCTTGTCGTAACTGAAAATGAAAAACCGGTAGGAATCATAACTGAAAAAGATTTAGTTCGATCGATATACCGTATGGATAACAAATCAATTGAAAACATGCAAGTAAATGATGCAATGACAAAAAAGCTTGTTACTGTTACTGAGGACGCTACTATGTATGACTGTGCAAGATTAATGTTGAATCACAAGATAAGCTCGATAATTGTATTGAAAAAAGACTCGAGCTTGTTTGGAATAATAACAAAAACCGACATGGTCTCGGTATTTCTAACCCAGGCAGCAGAATCTATTTCTGTATCGAAAGTTATGACAAAACCTGTAATCACTGTAAAAACGGCCGATTCTCTTCTATATGTGGAAAGTGTATTAATGAAAAATAAAATATCACGCGTGGTAGTAAGTAGAAATAGAAAGCCAGTTGGAATAATCACACATCGTGACTTTATTCCTGCGAAAATCCCTCTATGGTTACGGCAATCTGGTGATCCTAAGGAAATAGAAAATTATCAGATGGCAGAAAAACCACACGAGTTTAAATCAAACCAATTAAGTTATCTTGGTACTTTTATTGCGGCAGATATTATGACGCCTAATCCAATCACTGTTGATGTAAAAGAAGATGTATCTGAAGCATCATTGTTAATGATACGCCATGGAATAAGTGGTCTTCCAGTAGTGCAAAAATCATTACTTGTAGGCATAATAACTAAAACTGATATAGTAAAGGCAATATCTTTAGGTAATTAGAACAAACATGACAGAACTAGTTCACAATATAATGAAAAAACAAGTGGTTACAGTAGATTCCTCTATCTCTGTAAAAGACGCTGCAAAAATTATGGAAGATACAGGTGTGGGATGTGTTATTGTAATGGAAGAAAATGTTGCAATTGGAATATTGACTGAGAGGGATTTTGTGCGAAGGATAGTAGCCCATGCAAAACCCCTGTCCACTTCTGTAAAAGATGTAATGTCGTCACCTCTCATTGTGATTAATCCTGATGAAAGTGTGTGGGAATTAGCTGAAATCATGAAACTCCGAAGAATTCACAAGGTTCCTGTTGTGCGTGACAATAGATTAGTTGGGATTGTAACTACAACTGATCTCACAAAACTATGCAGTGCAGGTTCAGACTCTGAAATGCGTCGAGTTGCTGATCAAATTCTTTTACGAATGAAGAAATCTTAAAGACCTGATATCTAAAAACACTTGATTACTTTCTTAATCTGTAAAATACATAAATCAAAATAAATGGAATTGTTCCCAATGCAAATGAAATTGTGATGTTTTCTACCAGCGATCTTGTTGCAAGTTGTAATCCTAAAAATAATGTAATCATTGCAGGAATCAATCCAAATAATGTAAAGCGATGACTTCGTTCCTTGAATTTGTCAAAATCAAGGTATGGATATTCCAAGTGGTGATAAATTACAGGCATTATGAACAAGACTGCTGATATGGTGATAGAAAATAATGATATCAAAAGTATGATCTTGTCTATGAAAATAAAATTTTTTGGGGGATTGATTGCAATGTTCAACAAGAATCCAAACAAAAATGCAGAAAAGGTTGTTAAAATAGCGTTTTCTCTTAATACTGAACCATAATCTGGGGATAGCTTATCATCTCGTCTGTCTTTATTTTCTCCCATGTACACAATACGTTATCTATCCCAATATTCATGTTCTTCGAATAGGCTCTCGTATAGATCCTTTTTGTATTCTGATGAATCTGTAACCAGTGTATTGAGATGTTTTAAAAAGTCTGTTATGGTGATTATTCCTACAGGATGTGCATTATCCATTACTACTACATGTCTAATTTTATTCTCAAGCATAGTCTGTGCTACATCATCTGCAGTTGAAACTGTTGAGACTGTGACAAATGGTGAGGACATTATCTGTGACGGACTCATGTCTGATGCCTTTTTATTCTGTGAGATAATCTTTGATAGATAATCTCTTTCAGTGATTATTCCGCACGGTCTATCATCTTTGGTTAAAACAATACAGCTGATATTGTTCTTGTTCATTATTTTTGCGATTTCAGTTGTAGATGAACTAGTCTCTATCGTAATTACTTTTTTTGACATAATGTCGCGTGCAGTTGTCATGAGGAGTCTTACCTATCTTGATATAAAATCACTGGCAACATTATCATATTTGATAATTAAATAAAATCAATTCTGATAATGCATACATTCATTAAAATATCATTATGACTAGACTGTAACTGTAACATGGTTATACGAAATATCTTGGTGCCATATGATGGAGCCGCTCTATCTAAAAAAGCTTTGGAACTAGCAAAGGATATAGCAAGAAATTTCACGGCAGATCTAACTATCTTGATGGTGATCCCTGTTTATTATCCAATAAGCGACTCTGTATTTTCTGGTGCTGCTGTCATGAATTATCAGGAAATTGTAAAAACCCTGACTCAACAAGGAGAAAAGGAGCTTACTAAAGTTGTAGAAAAATGCAGGCAAGAAGGAACCAAGACATCGTATAAGATTGTCCATGATGATGTATCTAATGCAATATTAAAACATGCAAAAAAATCAAAAACTGATATGATAATCATGGGAAGTAGAAGGCTCACTGGAGTATCTTCTATAAAGCGTCTTGGAAGCACTGCAAGACATGTTTCAGAACATGCTCAGTGCCCAGTAACTATTGTACATTGAAACCAGTTTTGATAATTGTAAGATCTGTTAATATTCTTCAATATTCTTTATTATTCTATGAAACAAAAAATTAGCAAGATCTTGGTTGCACTTGATGGCTCTGAAAGATCATTTAAGGGTCTACATGAAGCGATATACCTTGCAAGACAATGTGGCTCTACTATAACAGGTCTATGTGTAACTCCGTATTACACAATAAGTCTTGGGCCCCTACTTACTTCTTTGAAGAATCAAACATTGAAGGAAGCAAAGCAATTCATGACTGATGCAAAAAAACTCTGCGCTCAAAATGGTATTGTATTTCATGAGAAAATAATCTACGGCACAGAATCATGGCAAATTACTGAATATGCTTCATATAGAAAATTTGATCTGATTGTTATTGCTTCTCGTGGACGAGGTCCGATGAAAAGTACATTCCTTGGAAGTGTAGCAAATGATGTTGTACACAAGTCCAAAATACCTGTATTGGTAGTCAAATAGTTTCAGGGCAATTGAAGTTTATTGCACTGAAAAACAGTATTTCAGTACAATAAACTCGTATTTTACAACTACATTTTCCCTAGTAAATAAACTGTAATTGGCATAATCTTATTACATTGCCAATTGTGTACTGTAACAAGATGGTTGTTAAAAGACAACGACATCCTCCAAAACACGAACAAACCCGGAGTATTAGCTATAGGCTTCCTGAATATATCATAAATGAGTTAGAGACAGAAGCAATGCAAAAAGAAATATCGCAAAATGTACTTGTAAAACAAATTTTAGAAAAATACGTTAAATGGGATAGATTCGCAGATAAGATAGGGATAATTCCAGTACCGAAAGAAATTTTGAGAATACTTGGCGATGAAATGAAAGGAGACGAGATAAACAAGATAATTGATGTCATGATTCCAATGATCAAAGATTGGGTCATGTTTATGAAAGGAAACTATGATCTGAAGAGAGCGATTGAAGCATTAGAAGATTATATGAGAGCATCGGGAATGACATCTGATCATAGAATAGAAGGTGGCATACATCATTTCATCATACAGCATAGTCTTGGTATAAAATGGTCTCTTTTTACAGAATATTTGCTGAAACAAATTTTCCATCAGTTTCTACCAAATATTACAATGCAATGTAAAACAACACCAAATACAACTATTGCTAGCATTGCACTTGGAGCTGAGTTTAGCGAACATGATTACTAGTTATCGCGCTCTCTGATATTGCATAAAAAATTTCTTCTAAATGTAGATAATAAAAAATCTCACTGAAGGTTTAACTTCAGTGGTATTGAGGTACTGCCAAATGGTTCTCCTATTTTTAGATAGTATTGCTTTGATGGATCAAAGTCAAATCCTCCCACATGTTCTTTGCTGTAAAAGTTCCAATCTATTGCAACAGGTTTGTGGTATACTAATTCTAGATGGCCAGATGTAAGAGAAAATATCGATGGTGGATAATCTCCTTGCCCGTCTGACAAATGATAGTTGCATGCAAAAGGTCCTGTGCAAAACAAATCTGGATTGTTTGATGAACTCTGGGTATTCTCTATTATTGTATGAACTATCACCATTTCACCATCACCTGTATTGATCGCATCTGCACCTGTTAGATAATAGGTCACAGGACCTACTGTATATGGTGTAGAGTTTTGCATTTTTGTTTTGAGTTCTTGTTCATTTTCTATATTTGCTAGGCATGTCTCTTTATCTGCAGGAGTACTCTCATTGTCACAACTTGTTGTATCAGAACTTACGGATGTAGTATTTGACAACTGGGTTTGATTTGAATTCTGAGATTCATTTCCTCCTTGTGATATTTGGATTATTCCTACATCTATCATGTACTGAAGGCTTGATACAAATTCCAAAGTGCTAATGGAATCATTGGCCCATCCACCCGCATTGGTTTTTACCCATTTTGGTATGTGATCAGATTTTGTAGCATTTGTATTCTGCGATGATGTTGGAATTTTGATTATGTTGCTTTGTATTAGGTATTGTATGGAACTGACAAATTCCTTGTCATTTATCTGATCTTCAGACCACCATTTGGCATTATTTTTGACCCAAGCTGGAATAGAATCTGCATATGCGTGATTTAATGCAAATCCGATGACAACTAGTGCCAAAATCATGCCAATTTCTTTCTTCATTGATTTGT encodes:
- a CDS encoding DUF6328 family protein, which produces MGENKDRRDDKLSPDYGSVLRENAILTTFSAFLFGFLLNIAINPPKNFIFIDKIILLISLFSITISAVLFIMPVIYHHLEYPYLDFDKFKERSHRFTLFGLIPAMITLFLGLQLATRSLVENITISFALGTIPFILIYVFYRLRK
- a CDS encoding ATP cone domain-containing protein — encoded protein: MRKRGFVIKSDGSSVPFDFNKVKTTCIRAGANNKLATQVAQKISKQIFPGITTRQIYRMVLDILALNAENRLIGHRYRLKESIMQMGPAGFSFENYVSAVLEARGYEIKSKRSAVQGTCVSHEIDIIAVRDSHIRYMVECKFHNSPGIYTGIKESLYTHARFLDLAGKFDKEILVCNTKVSHEAITYGMCIGQEVLSWRYPPEHGLEKIIEDNGLYPITILGLRKKELDAFSQNNVMLARDLLDMDLPKWSQKLSISVYRLETLRNLARQMIR
- a CDS encoding CBS domain-containing protein, encoding MTTARDIMSKKVITIETSSSTTEIAKIMNKNNISCIVLTKDDRPCGIITERDYLSKIISQNKKASDMSPSQIMSSPFVTVSTVSTADDVAQTMLENKIRHVVVMDNAHPVGIITITDFLKHLNTLVTDSSEYKKDLYESLFEEHEYWDR
- a CDS encoding universal stress protein, whose amino-acid sequence is MKQKISKILVALDGSERSFKGLHEAIYLARQCGSTITGLCVTPYYTISLGPLLTSLKNQTLKEAKQFMTDAKKLCAQNGIVFHEKIIYGTESWQITEYASYRKFDLIVIASRGRGPMKSTFLGSVANDVVHKSKIPVLVVK
- a CDS encoding malate dehydrogenase; this encodes MISIIGAGKVGSAIGFLSASASLDDIVLVNRNKNKAMGEALDIVNVVPKNSTISVTGTDDYENIAGSQVVVITVNAGKIVTDRSDLIQYNIPIIKDISKKIERYASNAKVIVITNPVDVITYCILQESGLSVKNVIGMGSSLDSDRFRYAISKTLHTNQSGIESIVLGEHGNSMVPIFSTVKLDGKAIHFDKNQMTDITNEVRNYWRPLTELKGASVFGAAKHSYDIIKAIMKNESLEVPSSVMLHGEYGISDVCMGVPLVINKNGASIKEIDLDDSEHDMLVKSSNVIKNNIKKI
- a CDS encoding CBS domain-containing protein, with the translated sequence MKRAVVTSPKTSLLDARSMLLRHRIGRLVVTENEKPVGIITEKDLVRSIYRMDNKSIENMQVNDAMTKKLVTVTEDATMYDCARLMLNHKISSIIVLKKDSSLFGIITKTDMVSVFLTQAAESISVSKVMTKPVITVKTADSLLYVESVLMKNKISRVVVSRNRKPVGIITHRDFIPAKIPLWLRQSGDPKEIENYQMAEKPHEFKSNQLSYLGTFIAADIMTPNPITVDVKEDVSEASLLMIRHGISGLPVVQKSLLVGIITKTDIVKAISLGN
- a CDS encoding CBS domain-containing protein, whose protein sequence is MTELVHNIMKKQVVTVDSSISVKDAAKIMEDTGVGCVIVMEENVAIGILTERDFVRRIVAHAKPLSTSVKDVMSSPLIVINPDESVWELAEIMKLRRIHKVPVVRDNRLVGIVTTTDLTKLCSAGSDSEMRRVADQILLRMKKS
- a CDS encoding universal stress protein, with product MVIRNILVPYDGAALSKKALELAKDIARNFTADLTILMVIPVYYPISDSVFSGAAVMNYQEIVKTLTQQGEKELTKVVEKCRQEGTKTSYKIVHDDVSNAILKHAKKSKTDMIIMGSRRLTGVSSIKRLGSTARHVSEHAQCPVTIVH
- a CDS encoding Hsp20/alpha crystallin family protein encodes the protein MDKPQKKSEVSNEISPYWKAGWLEMDRVFDNFRRDLERSLSMFPHIGVPSFPTSAMSCDIIDEGDKFMINANMPGIQKDEIKLNITENSVEISAQHKEETDEKKKNYVRKERRETSYYRTLSLPEKVSSSKAKAKMNNGILNIEIPKVTPTPKSKGSSIPVQ
- a CDS encoding helix-turn-helix transcriptional regulator → MQVLLHGKPVQEETTKDVLLEIMADKYSRAILESTMDVSKSALELSNDCGIPISTAYRRVQQLHTHKLLGISGSINEDGKKYFLYKSKIKSIVTCFNNGMLDVEIVPNSVNLQD
- a CDS encoding CBS domain-containing protein codes for the protein MSYTKNVITLHPDSSIHDALLLMNNNDIKRIVIISDGNPVGIVTERDIGKFLQNDKTSRMLNQIHLDEIMSRNLFTISKDQDEILVQCAIRMDAFQISSIVVVDEEKLEGIVTKSDLVNNFSKLFTGLYKVKDYMNTNIITCRKSDSLLFALNMLNRNKISRLVVTDNDGKPVGIISYDTFLRNSPYFRSGAENTREYLLPKTSARGLFVNDVVGNELLTIGYNDDLAKAAKLMSEYKISGIPVVNENGDLEGVVTATDIVRAYHEVKIHAVIQRNDPHFA
- a CDS encoding N,N-dimethylformamidase beta subunit family domain-containing protein, with amino-acid sequence MSVLVSSNLAHAQIDPPEIPQWVKNTAKWWSENKTTDKQFLISVAYLIKTNMVSSSNTNPSSDYKVPGWFKKVATFYADNKITEEDFEKSIEYLINTNSITVSDSLLNAIDKRGLATINYHGFSPLFQIYAYAKDFRIINGTHVPMEAHFALKPDLMTNGTYDKIALWDKPHSAAVIVPLFTSTAYWEPGFYTYYRGDCDSSCLTKKILFDRPGGFSASQNAVGTLQLLGYDTITDLDVDQNPQILNQYEKIVVLHNEYVTQQEFDAITHHPKVIYLYANPLYAKVSVDYSNDTITLVKGHGYPTPQDRNALGWKFDNSEKEYNTNCAHTSFHPIDNGIMLDCYPENMIFTNMTILKIMKDY